CATATAGAAAGCACATGGAGAATCATGCAGAAGAAAAGCCACACCGTTGTCCAAAATGTTCAGCATCTTTCAATGTACCGGTAATGAAAAGTACTTTTTCATCTTGGATAAACTCTTTAATAgacataaattacaattattgagaTAACTCGGCATTTCATTCTTTCAGACCAACTTTACGCTTCATATGGCTACACATAATTCTGGTGATCCAAAATGCCCAGAATGTGGAAAAAAGTTTACAAGAATGGCCAGCTTAAAATCTCACATGTTGTTACACGAGaaggaagaaaatttattctgtacAGAATGCGAAGACGTTTTTTTGACTAAAGTGAGTTTTACGCGAAAAGTGTAAAACCCTGAAAGTATTCTTCTTAATAACAGGCTATCTATTATTATCACAGACTCAATTAGATGCACATTTAAAACTTCATGGAGAAAAATGGACAACAGAAGAAGCCAGGAAATGTAAACTGTGCAATAAGCAGTTCAGACAACCGGCACTATATCGACTTCATATTCGTGAACATTACAGAGTAAGGTGCAACTGACGTTTCAATTAATCTATATCTTTTAACATGTTATTATCTTGTAGTTACAGACAAAGGTAGTAAAGCAGACAAAAAGAGGGGCAAAACATAAAACAATGTACAAATGTACAATATGCTTAAAGTCGTTCCAAAAGCCAAGCCAATTGATGCGTCACATTCGAGTGCATACTGGTGAAAAACCTTTCaaggtaaattaatttcattaccgaCCTACGCAATCTATTCGCACTAGTTTGCAATGGTTGGATTCGGTTAGGATCTCCGTTTGactcgatttttattgaattccTCAGTGTACGGTGTGCGGCCGTGCATTCACGCAAAAAGGTTCTTTACAAATTCATACGTGGCAGCACAACGGTATACGACCACATGCCTGCGAACTCTGTGACGCCAGGTTTAGTCAAAAAGGTAACATGCATGCGTCGTCGATATCAAAAcgaaattcaaatgaaatgtaTTTGTTCGATAATTGCACGTCATTTCGTGTTTACTTGCAGgcaatttaaatgttcataTAATGAGAGTTCATAACGTACCAGAGGAAGAGCCTATATACAGGTGCAACTATTGTTCCTGCGTCTTTAAAAAACTTGGCAGTTTAAATGGCCACATGAAGCGTATGCATACAGGAGTGAACGAGGTAACGcggtaataataaaagcaCGAATTTACTTGAGCATACCAAAAAATGTGAATGCGTTCATAAAGCGATTTGATACACGAAATACATACAACTTTCAGGACAGTGCTACCATTAGAATTTCCGAAACAACGGACACCATGGAATCGGACATTCGAGCAACTGTGAACAACGTTATAACACAATTGGCATCTCTGGAATCGAATACAGACGAAGTTGGAAAACCTGATAATTCTGGAGAGAATGGATCATTATCAAATGTCCCTACTAAAAAAGATATTCTGCAACAAGCCCTGAAAAATAGCGGATTACCTAGCAAAAACAAAACTTTTTACGACAGTTCATCGGAAACGAAAAAGTTGGATGCACGCACAAATTTTGTCACCTTACTGGACAGGGCACCGGATAATGGTACTAGGTAATCCAGTCTAGAATATTCACAAAGGATATTAAGTGTGCGTTTATACTTACTGTTCGCAGTTTGGTTTTCTTCTCAATTCGCATCACCTCGGGATCTATTTCATTCATTCTTTTATctgcattaatattttcgttattgtAGAAAATACTTGACAATAAAGCAACGGTGTGTAGGAAATGTAAGATGGTACGCATGTACCTTTTGccataaagaatttaaaaaaccatCAGATTTGATACGACACCTACGAGTGCATACGCAGGAAAAACCATTCAAGGTACGAGgtcaaataacaaatattttagtgTTATTCacgtatttttgtatttgtagTGCACGCACTGTTATCGTTCGTTCGCTTTGAAATCTACCATGATAGCGCATGAACGTACACATGCAGGTACCAAGAGATACGCTTGCAGTACTTGCGATAAAACGTTCACGTGCCACAGTAGCTTGATAATTCATACAAGGTGAGTTCGTTAcgttttactttataaaaaaaatgatctaAATATCGGCGTTTTGTCACAGATCCCATGGGAACTCAGATGACTATTTTAGTATATCGATTGATAATGATAACAGTATTGGTATCGATCACAATCACGGTAAAGATAATGCTGATATTGATGCAACACACAATGTTATCGTTCGTCCCAATGATCGatcgaaaataaatgcaaGCAATAAGCCAAAAATGTCTCCAAAAACGGAGAACTTCGCGTCTCAAGTGGTTTTGCAGGAGCCATTAGTAATCAGTGACTCCGGAAACAAGATATGCGTGGTGCAGATACCTTCAAAAAGATGTGTTTACGATGCGGCAGTCGATCCAGCTAGACCACATAAATGTTGGGTGTGTCATGCAGcatttagaaaaataagtCACTTGAAGCAACATCATCGACGACACACTGGAGAACGTCCGTACAGGTGTTCCAAGTGCGACAGGTGCATTACTTATCTCAGATGATACAGTTACTTGAAAATATCGAAGGGATATTGTTATTTTCCCGAAATATGTTctacttcttttatttttcttccttgCATCAATTTATAACGTATTATTGATTATTCCTTACTTGCTTACTTGTTTCAGGCGATTCACGTCAAACAGTGTTTTGAAATCGCATTTACACACGCACGAAGACTCCAGACCTTATGGGTGCTCCATTTGTACCGCAAAATTCTCTACACAGAGTAGCATGAAAAGACATTTGGTTACTCATAGTAATAAACGACCCTTCATGTGTCCTTATTGTCAAAAAACATTCAAGACTTATGTTAATTGCCGTAAACATATGAAAATACATAAACACGAATTAGCTCAACGGGTACGGTGTGTTTATTGTAACAAGCGAAAGTTTCATTGTAACCGtaatgaaatcaattattaacgCCAAATCACCGTTTCTGTTCCTCTTGAACGATAGCAACTGGAGCAACATAAACTCGGGTCGCAGGATGAGATTGCAAACAAATTGAATACAACGGAAAATTCTAGACAAGAGATAACATCAGAATTTCCCTGCTGTTCTTCTCCTAATATCTCTGCTGGTGACACAAACGATACGACTGCGAGAACTGATACCGACACTGTCGTCGCAACAACTTCCACGTTTCCCGATAATCTTCCACCTACTTCGGTCGATGTATCTTTTCACCAACGAATGGAATCAAACTTTCCACAAACTTTTCCGCATCAATTTCAAGGTGTGACTGAAGCAAAAATTATCATGCGTATTTTGGGGCTTGTACCCACATATGTGTCTACATTGAACAAGGAAATTATCGGTTTTTCAGACAATATGACGGAAATAACTGTGACAAATTTAGAAAATCCGCAGATGTTGCATATTGATGAAAGCGGATCGGTTACATTACCAGTTTATTCGACTGATCAAGCTCTAACACCGGTATGTTcttcattttgtttttactTCTTTCGTTGCCTAATTGCGTGCTCTGTTATTTTCGTTATATCAGAAACAACAACAAAGAAATATCAACGGAACACGATCATTGTATTTGCGTTCTTCTTATAGGAGAGCATACAAGAAATCGAAGAAACATTGAACCAACAACTTTTCAACATTAGAATGAACCTTAGCTTGGGGAACGACCATTCAAAACATTCGTGCGATGACAGCGAATTGCAGAATATGAAACTACAACATCAGCAACCCGCATTAAATGTCATTTATACGGGTAGCAACAATTCTAATAACGGTACCAACACTGAGCAGTCTGGAGAGCAAGTGTTCACGTCGAATCTAGATTCATTCGAAATGGATCATATTACTTTACAAGTTAGATAGAGATATAacacaattttcataataccaataaataaaattacaaggAACATTATTAGTCAAGGAAGAAACATTTATCTTTCAGCCGGAAGCTGAAATGACACTGGATAATATAGGCCTAGATACAAATAATTCGACTAGTATGGCAAGTATATTGCCGCAAACCGTAAAAGGAGAATTGTCGAATCAACTTGCCATTTCTGCTGTGTCGTCTGAGAATTTGACAGATGGTCACCAAGCAAATAGATAT
This sequence is a window from Augochlora pura isolate Apur16 chromosome 9, APUR_v2.2.1, whole genome shotgun sequence. Protein-coding genes within it:
- the LOC144475310 gene encoding uncharacterized protein LOC144475310 isoform X2 produces the protein MLTRHTIIAESNPTATVPINIVATEDGRTLLAMTEDKDGLLEVIATPVTLIGHNGTSMSLMDVKNLNSCLILQPSPFQINLDNGESSEIERSKQILQVDSDVPQRIKTRVDLGTMHHFLDNESLEQEKSNKISKEKSTAMITKPNSPGRPKKNSAISLKGKESLRCDICQQEFTKQAPYRKHMENHAEEKPHRCPKCSASFNVPTNFTLHMATHNSGDPKCPECGKKFTRMASLKSHMLLHEKEENLFCTECEDVFLTKTQLDAHLKLHGEKWTTEEARKCKLCNKQFRQPALYRLHIREHYRLQTKVVKQTKRGAKHKTMYKCTICLKSFQKPSQLMRHIRVHTGEKPFKCTVCGRAFTQKGSLQIHTWQHNGIRPHACELCDARFSQKGNLNVHIMRVHNVPEEEPIYRCNYCSCVFKKLGSLNGHMKRMHTGVNEDSATIRISETTDTMESDIRATVNNVITQLASLESNTDEVGKPDNSGENGSLSNVPTKKDILQQALKNSGLPSKNKTFYDSSSETKKLDARTNFVTLLDRAPDNGTRKYLTIKQRCVGNVRWYACTFCHKEFKKPSDLIRHLRVHTQEKPFKCTHCYRSFALKSTMIAHERTHAGTKRYACSTCDKTFTCHSSLIIHTRSHGNSDDYFSISIDNDNSIGIDHNHGKDNADIDATHNVIVRPNDRSKINASNKPKMSPKTENFASQVVLQEPLVISDSGNKICVVQIPSKRCVYDAAVDPARPHKCWVCHAAFRKISHLKQHHRRHTGERPYRCSKCDRRFTSNSVLKSHLHTHEDSRPYGCSICTAKFSTQSSMKRHLVTHSNKRPFMCPYCQKTFKTYVNCRKHMKIHKHELAQRQLEQHKLGSQDEIANKLNTTENSRQEITSEFPCCSSPNISAGDTNDTTARTDTDTVVATTSTFPDNLPPTSVDVSFHQRMESNFPQTFPHQFQDNMTEITVTNLENPQMLHIDESGSVTLPVYSTDQALTPESIQEIEETLNQQLFNIRMNLSLGNDHSKHSCDDSELQNMKLQHQQPALNVIYTGSNNSNNGTNTEQSGEQVFTSNLDSFEMDHITLQPEAEMTLDNIGLDTNNSTSMASILPQTVKGELSNQLAISAVSSENLTDGHQANRYMQTVLLISEENLPGKVVTNNQLEIRDAEKDTNTTFLTKEFRKMPKLSSKAQRVSLPSEIPENDEINANQSPRRVSLLQCHMCSQQGFTATKLKEHLKIHRGKKEYQCTECSSRFYTNGGLNRHSKIHINKQHWKCSSCEKYFTNRTQLRSHSRVHESFLWNEKEVSILSQIRATVDNESSLNDIVIDSDSTVSERVLLDTVAEREVMDRVEYIAMEKKEQKEYTNKCKFCPKTFRKPSDLVRHVRTHTGERPYKCDYCNKSFAVKCTLDSHTKVHIGKKTFRCHVCSSLFATKGSLKVHMRLHTGSKPFKCPICDSRFRTSGHRKVHLLKHAREHKGTFKRKPKHLKVAAIAEVAMATNFEKPDDAEQQKVCSYGQEQEQRNSHFEQASQTTDTEYSNLQTISVETTASCLTDQITFESETTVPNNNSILSVNEGNQLVANLHFLLTNGLVTIQTEESLLPQPTVTDNTLHQHSTVAADPVCTSIINISPEITSNDQQQDIAVKETIHVESTLKTQLSSPYQLQPNNCLLTSIATPSQMEQFGKVASTEKCLSTIEKFSTKGNSSKKECDICGKTFTKPYQVERHKRIHTGERPYKCDLCIKSFAQKSTLQMHQKHHTGDRPYPCPQCEYSFTQKGNLRTHMSRVHRLNAVDSKKIKYNQQSLQSLQRKFPQNNLSEVKSLNLDDIPFIEFLK
- the LOC144475310 gene encoding uncharacterized protein LOC144475310 isoform X1 codes for the protein MLTRHTIIAESNPTATVPINIVATEDGRTLLAMTEDKDGLLEVIATPVTLIGHNGTSMSLMDVKNLNSCLILQPSPFQINLDNGESSEIERSKQILQVDSDVPQRIKTRVDLGTMHHFLDNESLEQEKSNKISKEKSTAMITKPNSPGRPKKNSAISLKGKESLRCDICQQEFTKQAPYRKHMENHAEEKPHRCPKCSASFNVPTNFTLHMATHNSGDPKCPECGKKFTRMASLKSHMLLHEKEENLFCTECEDVFLTKTQLDAHLKLHGEKWTTEEARKCKLCNKQFRQPALYRLHIREHYRLQTKVVKQTKRGAKHKTMYKCTICLKSFQKPSQLMRHIRVHTGEKPFKCTVCGRAFTQKGSLQIHTWQHNGIRPHACELCDARFSQKGNLNVHIMRVHNVPEEEPIYRCNYCSCVFKKLGSLNGHMKRMHTGVNEDSATIRISETTDTMESDIRATVNNVITQLASLESNTDEVGKPDNSGENGSLSNVPTKKDILQQALKNSGLPSKNKTFYDSSSETKKLDARTNFVTLLDRAPDNGTRKYLTIKQRCVGNVRWYACTFCHKEFKKPSDLIRHLRVHTQEKPFKCTHCYRSFALKSTMIAHERTHAGTKRYACSTCDKTFTCHSSLIIHTRSHGNSDDYFSISIDNDNSIGIDHNHGKDNADIDATHNVIVRPNDRSKINASNKPKMSPKTENFASQVVLQEPLVISDSGNKICVVQIPSKRCVYDAAVDPARPHKCWVCHAAFRKISHLKQHHRRHTGERPYRCSKCDRRFTSNSVLKSHLHTHEDSRPYGCSICTAKFSTQSSMKRHLVTHSNKRPFMCPYCQKTFKTYVNCRKHMKIHKHELAQRQLEQHKLGSQDEIANKLNTTENSRQEITSEFPCCSSPNISAGDTNDTTARTDTDTVVATTSTFPDNLPPTSVDVSFHQRMESNFPQTFPHQFQGVTEAKIIMRILGLVPTYVSTLNKEIIGFSDNMTEITVTNLENPQMLHIDESGSVTLPVYSTDQALTPESIQEIEETLNQQLFNIRMNLSLGNDHSKHSCDDSELQNMKLQHQQPALNVIYTGSNNSNNGTNTEQSGEQVFTSNLDSFEMDHITLQPEAEMTLDNIGLDTNNSTSMASILPQTVKGELSNQLAISAVSSENLTDGHQANRYMQTVLLISEENLPGKVVTNNQLEIRDAEKDTNTTFLTKEFRKMPKLSSKAQRVSLPSEIPENDEINANQSPRRVSLLQCHMCSQQGFTATKLKEHLKIHRGKKEYQCTECSSRFYTNGGLNRHSKIHINKQHWKCSSCEKYFTNRTQLRSHSRVHESFLWNEKEVSILSQIRATVDNESSLNDIVIDSDSTVSERVLLDTVAEREVMDRVEYIAMEKKEQKEYTNKCKFCPKTFRKPSDLVRHVRTHTGERPYKCDYCNKSFAVKCTLDSHTKVHIGKKTFRCHVCSSLFATKGSLKVHMRLHTGSKPFKCPICDSRFRTSGHRKVHLLKHAREHKGTFKRKPKHLKVAAIAEVAMATNFEKPDDAEQQKVCSYGQEQEQRNSHFEQASQTTDTEYSNLQTISVETTASCLTDQITFESETTVPNNNSILSVNEGNQLVANLHFLLTNGLVTIQTEESLLPQPTVTDNTLHQHSTVAADPVCTSIINISPEITSNDQQQDIAVKETIHVESTLKTQLSSPYQLQPNNCLLTSIATPSQMEQFGKVASTEKCLSTIEKFSTKGNSSKKECDICGKTFTKPYQVERHKRIHTGERPYKCDLCIKSFAQKSTLQMHQKHHTGDRPYPCPQCEYSFTQKGNLRTHMSRVHRLNAVDSKKIKYNQQSLQSLQRKFPQNNLSEVKSLNLDDIPFIEFLK
- the LOC144475310 gene encoding uncharacterized protein LOC144475310 isoform X3, with amino-acid sequence MATHNSGDPKCPECGKKFTRMASLKSHMLLHEKEENLFCTECEDVFLTKTQLDAHLKLHGEKWTTEEARKCKLCNKQFRQPALYRLHIREHYRLQTKVVKQTKRGAKHKTMYKCTICLKSFQKPSQLMRHIRVHTGEKPFKCTVCGRAFTQKGSLQIHTWQHNGIRPHACELCDARFSQKGNLNVHIMRVHNVPEEEPIYRCNYCSCVFKKLGSLNGHMKRMHTGVNEDSATIRISETTDTMESDIRATVNNVITQLASLESNTDEVGKPDNSGENGSLSNVPTKKDILQQALKNSGLPSKNKTFYDSSSETKKLDARTNFVTLLDRAPDNGTRKYLTIKQRCVGNVRWYACTFCHKEFKKPSDLIRHLRVHTQEKPFKCTHCYRSFALKSTMIAHERTHAGTKRYACSTCDKTFTCHSSLIIHTRSHGNSDDYFSISIDNDNSIGIDHNHGKDNADIDATHNVIVRPNDRSKINASNKPKMSPKTENFASQVVLQEPLVISDSGNKICVVQIPSKRCVYDAAVDPARPHKCWVCHAAFRKISHLKQHHRRHTGERPYRCSKCDRRFTSNSVLKSHLHTHEDSRPYGCSICTAKFSTQSSMKRHLVTHSNKRPFMCPYCQKTFKTYVNCRKHMKIHKHELAQRQLEQHKLGSQDEIANKLNTTENSRQEITSEFPCCSSPNISAGDTNDTTARTDTDTVVATTSTFPDNLPPTSVDVSFHQRMESNFPQTFPHQFQGVTEAKIIMRILGLVPTYVSTLNKEIIGFSDNMTEITVTNLENPQMLHIDESGSVTLPVYSTDQALTPESIQEIEETLNQQLFNIRMNLSLGNDHSKHSCDDSELQNMKLQHQQPALNVIYTGSNNSNNGTNTEQSGEQVFTSNLDSFEMDHITLQPEAEMTLDNIGLDTNNSTSMASILPQTVKGELSNQLAISAVSSENLTDGHQANRYMQTVLLISEENLPGKVVTNNQLEIRDAEKDTNTTFLTKEFRKMPKLSSKAQRVSLPSEIPENDEINANQSPRRVSLLQCHMCSQQGFTATKLKEHLKIHRGKKEYQCTECSSRFYTNGGLNRHSKIHINKQHWKCSSCEKYFTNRTQLRSHSRVHESFLWNEKEVSILSQIRATVDNESSLNDIVIDSDSTVSERVLLDTVAEREVMDRVEYIAMEKKEQKEYTNKCKFCPKTFRKPSDLVRHVRTHTGERPYKCDYCNKSFAVKCTLDSHTKVHIGKKTFRCHVCSSLFATKGSLKVHMRLHTGSKPFKCPICDSRFRTSGHRKVHLLKHAREHKGTFKRKPKHLKVAAIAEVAMATNFEKPDDAEQQKVCSYGQEQEQRNSHFEQASQTTDTEYSNLQTISVETTASCLTDQITFESETTVPNNNSILSVNEGNQLVANLHFLLTNGLVTIQTEESLLPQPTVTDNTLHQHSTVAADPVCTSIINISPEITSNDQQQDIAVKETIHVESTLKTQLSSPYQLQPNNCLLTSIATPSQMEQFGKVASTEKCLSTIEKFSTKGNSSKKECDICGKTFTKPYQVERHKRIHTGERPYKCDLCIKSFAQKSTLQMHQKHHTGDRPYPCPQCEYSFTQKGNLRTHMSRVHRLNAVDSKKIKYNQQSLQSLQRKFPQNNLSEVKSLNLDDIPFIEFLK